The nucleotide window AGTCGCTGATTATCTACTCTTGAATTTTCTAACTTCTAGttcctttttttgtttttccatATGCTAATACCTTGAAATCTTATGTACGAGTTCTTTGAAGATATGGCATTTTTTACGGCCTtcaatatatctatataacCACCCCatgcaattttatttttatgggAAGATAATTTTACAActgaattttttaaaatacttACAACTTGTTTATATGTTAACTCTGGATTTATTGATAAAATAATCGAAGCAATTCCAGCAACATGAGGAGCAGCCATAGATGTTCCACTTAATTCAAGATATGAACCCCGAGTAGCAGTAGAATAAATATTTGCACCTGGTGCTGAAACTTGACAATAAATATCACTATAAAAAGAGTTTATTGAAACATCATACTcgccattttttttcttttttaagtTTGCAACAACAACCACATTGTCATATTGTGTTGAAAGTACTGATGGGTATTTAGAATTAACAGATAAATCACATCTAGTTATATCTGGAATAGAAGATGTAGGATGTGAACAGTTACTTGACGAAACAACAAATAAAATTCCTAATCTTCCTAAATATTCTATAGTTGAACTAAATACAGTACTATATTCATCAAAAGAAAAACTtccattaataatattagccttattattaatacaataatcaatacatttaaatatattacctAATCTAcctaattttttatcatctaaAGCTTTACAAATAACTAGCTTAGAATTAGTATTTACTCCAACAACACCAATAGAATTATTTCCAATTGCTGAAATTATTCCTGCAACATGAGTTCCATGATTATGATCATCCCATGGATCTCCAGTATTGTTTACATAATTCGCACCATATATATCATCAATGAttccattattatcatcatctaCACCTGGTTTTCCATTTAACTCTTTtaaatttacatatatattgccTTTTAAATCTGGATGATTATAATCTATACCACTATCTATTACACATACTTTTGTTGTTTCGACTGAATTAGTTGTTATCATTTCTTGAGCATCATCTAAACGGGCTAGATCTAAACCCCATTGCAAATTTCTATATTCATCGttaaaatatgattttttatCTGAATTTTTAgatttttctaatttattatttattttttcatatgtgTTATTTTCTACTTCTAACATATTTGATTGtatctttttaaaatttatagatGTATCTCCTCTTTTTACTGCATCTTTTATTATGTCTACATATATAGAATCAGCTCCTACTAATTCATCAGATTCTACATGAgctccttttttttttaataatgttatataGGTTTCTAATTCTTTATCTGTCATATCTGAATTTAATTCTATTATCAtggattttatattttttaaatttacaaTTTCTCCTTTACTTTGAATAAATGACATAAAATCTTCTTGAATAATTGATTCCTCAAAAAATGATGGAGTAGTTGCATGATTTTCACTAACAATTAATCTtaaagatttattttttttttcatttaataaatctttttctaatattttttttttagaatgtttttcttcttcttcagcttttttcttttccatttctattttgtttaattctTCTTTTGGTGCATCCTCATCTGGATTATATGCATCTCCATCTGGTTCAACATCATCAATTGTCATGTTACTATTTTCTAAAATTGCATCAACTTTTTCTAAAAAACGCAAATCTTCTATTATTTTCTGTAcatctttttctttattcattaaatcattatgtgcCGATATTGTGCACAAAGCCAAGCTTACGACACAACCATAGATAAAAAATCTTCGCATTTTTGAAAAtcccattttttatttgtacgAAAAATAgctgtttaaaaaaaaaatctagCCAAATTAATTTGACGGAAAAATTATGACCAGTACAGGCAATTTTGGGGTTATTcgaaatggaaaaaaaaaaatatatatatcaagtGACAAACTTGTCTTAAAAATGATTAAACAGTAATGAgtaaaatgaatatattaaaaaagagCATATACTAttaattgaaaataaatatatatcaaatttaATTAGTTTATAAAAGTcgaattttaaatattttattatgtatgtttttttttttttaatttgggtatgaaaaaaaatataataataaaacaaaagataaaaaatttgtAGAGTTATGTATTATCTATAATGTGAAATTTCACAATTGTGATGTGACATAAACTCTTTTACACATAACtgttcaaaaaaaaatgtcttcACAATATTGTCTTTATTGTTTGTAGAGAAAATCAATTAATAATTAACAAGTacaatatatgtaatatatatatatatataaatgaataaatacattgaattaaattttttataaataaaagtaaaataatttGGATCATCAAAAAAGTTATTTTGGTTTTTAAATATCACAATGGttctaataaaaaatagacCTATTAAATATTAAGTTCAAAGAATAAAGAGAAGgtaaacaaatttattacaattttataaaaatcattttgttttcaatataattttattttattttttaatccacttgattttattttattttatttttttttttagttttatttattttgtttccTTTTTGGTACGAAACACCTGGAACATtggaaattttttatttcacgtgctctataaaaaaaaaaataaaaaaaaaaataaaaaaaaaaataaaaataataaataaatgcacTTTCTACATTTATACCCctctttaatattttttgtttattttttatagtgctttattttttccttttatgAATATTGTATACtcataaatttaaaaataaaataaatttgtcTTATTACGTTGAATTAATTTACAAACAATTTAATGTCTAAACTCTAGTGCACATATTACTGTGTAATTTTAAGATATTATTATAACGGTATGTGGGAATAAAATGggaaatttttattaaaaaaaaataattttttttgatttttcttaaaaaaaaataatttttttgatttttcttaaaacaaatgtttatattttcttctatttaatgtgtgttatatatttgattATTCTTTAAACAATCTTCCATTgtttttttcgattttttttcgaattttttttgaattttttttgaattttttaaaatttcctatctattttatttccCACTCAAGAGTGATCAAATatgtattacatatatatatacatatatatatgattatatGCACATTTTTACCGCCCTAAATTTGTTTACACAAATTAATGGgaaacaatatttaaaacCAATTTGATTGGTAAACATTTGTGTGAATTTAAATAAGATTTTCAAAATAgggaaattattttttctctttttattCGATTTTGTACCCCTTTTTGTTAtgattttctttatttttaaaaaaacaaatttaatttttataatacatcatttatttttacattaaaaaaataacaaaatatttcaaagttataaattttttttttttaaataaataaaatcacAATTAATTCACACTGTCTATTTTTGCtaatagaaatatatattaaaactataatattattaatgatttttttttgtcttttttacAATTTAGTTGTAATCAAaacaagaaaataataaacttattatcgtaaattcaaatatgaacaatttttttcacaaaattTAGTTAacatcaaataaaaaaaaatacaattatttaaaaaaaggcaaataaaacaatatactATACTAATAACACACAtgaatatgcatatatatataatatatatacatataatatatatacatataatatatatacatataatatatatacatataatatatatacatactaaGATAATGCTATATTTTTGTCGGCTTTCAAAATGAccaatttaatattttgttaatttatttaaaggggttttgcatatatacagttataaaaatgatatacaAAATGAGAAGACGACCAAATTGAAagttctaaaaaaaaaatatcataaaataaaaaatgttggGGAAAAGTAGTTTTCATTTCCATAAGGTATAAAATGTACATAACAAAATTATGGGAAATTCGCAAttaaattttgttaaaataaaGCAACATCACTTGTACTATTCGTTTTTTTCGCTATCCCTTGTATTGTGCTTATATGTTTATAATCTCTAATTTGGGAATTTTACGAATTTTGCAATTTTTCACTAACCTTTCCCTTTTCccactttattttttcccttttcccactttattttttttcacgtTTTCTTAATATAAAGGCAACAAATTTGCCAATTgaataaaacaatttttgatataaagaaaatacatGAAAACACCAAAAATAATTGACTATTAgctgttaatatattttgtacaatatatacacatatttatattatatgaatgtacgcaaatatcatatttttaaattcatgcacatataattttatatatcgtGGCTCATaaataacataataatatatttattaaaaccatgtatttatttattatgaaaaaaatttccctaaattcaaaaatagcaagaattaaaatatatgtattattatattctatATGCAATtgtacaaatataaaaataaagtaattgaaaaaaatagtatacaaaaaaaatgagcaaaatttataaaatataaaaaaaaaagaaaatgtataaataacCATTTAAAATAGCTAAAatgaatgaaataaaaaaaacaaaaaaacaaaaaaacttATATCTCCATAGTAATTAAGATTATAAAATACCATAAGCATATATGCATGTttgtatacattttttaaattaacaaattgttttacattatattaaataagcTACTATAtctcatatatattatatgttcatacatacatacatacaagATACTTCCAACAAATTGGATAACAgtaacaatataatatgttaCTCCATGAAATCTAATTCATCAAATTGTAATTATTATTgggaataaaattaattgaaTTTTTCagtacataatatatttctaaaaaatttgattaacattttttttgtttttctctCCCTTAGTgcttttttttgcttttctTCTCATtaaccttttttttttgccaTTCTCTCCCGTAgtgctttttttttattcaacTTGGAAAATATtggatatttaaaaaatatgatgaatgACAATGGTTTAAATAACCATAAAATGAACAACACAAATAATTCTGGTATTGGaaataatagaaatataATGTTTCAGAATCGTGGAGGAATTAATCAAAACTCTTCAAACCCCAATATTTCAATTGGGGCatcaaataatatacatcATATAACAACACAAGGAAATACAAACAATAATATGATTGGGCAAGGAATTAACAATTATAATGTTAGTAGTGTTAATATACACAGTATGGGAAACAATATTGGAATGAATCAtacaaaaatgaataataataataataatggtaaTACTAATAAtgggaataataatataaataatggaGAAATGGGAATGacaaataattttaacaatGTTCATGCAAATCCAGGATCTTCTATTCGTGTTGCACCAAatgatgatgaagaaaaaaaaaaaatatatcaattaaTATTTGACTTATGTTTTTCTGAAAAAAGAGAAAGTGCATTATTAGAACTATCAcgaaaaagagaaaaatatCATGATATTGCACCAGTATTATGGAATTCTTTTGGAACTATAACTACCTTATTACAAGAAATTGTGTCGATATATCCACAATTATCTCCACCTTTATTAACAACATCCTCATCAAATCGAGTTTGTAATTCATTAGCTTTGTTACAATGTGTTGCTTCACATCCAGAAACAAaacaacattttttaaatgcaCATATTccactatttttatatccatttttaaatGCAGAATCAAAAAATAGACCATTTGAATATTTACGTCTAACGTCTCTTGGTGTTATTGGTGCATTAGTTAAGGTCGATAACCCCGATGTaatcaattttttattacaaacTGAAATTATACCCTTATGTTTACGAATCATGGAAACTGGAAGTGAGCTATCTAAAACTGTTGCAACATTTATtgttcaaaaaatattaatagatGAATTAggattaaattatatatgtgcaACTCCTGAAAGATTTTATGCTGTATCAACAGTTTTATCAAACATGGTTAATGCACTAATTGAAAATCCATCATCAAGattattaaaacatataGTTCGTTGTTATTTAAGATTATCAGAAAATCCAAGAGCTTTAGAAGCATTAAAATGTTGTTTACCTGATTCTTTGAAACATGTAAATAAAGCTTTTATTCCATGTCTTAAAGAAGATccatatacaaaaaaatggttaattcaattattatataatattaacaattCTGAACAAACACAAAATGTTCCAAATCATATTAATGCACTaaataatattcatattcATCATGTCGGACCACAAACTATCTCGACCCCTCATCCTGTAAACTCAAATAACCATATCAATACATTACCaaaaaataactataataatattccACCAAATATTAATGATACTATAATCcaagaaaataataacaatgtcAAAAATAGTAATgtaggaaataaaaataatccCAATAATTATAAGGACCAAACTAATACATCTAATGTCGGTGCAAATTcgagtaataataataacaacatTTCGAACGTAGCTAATAAGCCAAATCATTCAAAATCAGAAGCAAGCAATATAACACCCACTATGCTTTCAAATAATAATCAACATAACACAAATTCACAAAATACTTCTACACCCAATATTAGTAATAACCCCAAAACGGGTTCTAcaaacaatgataatataacaaaaaatattgcCATGTCAGGCAATAATAATACTAGCTCAATTAATGTTGGCAATGTTGAAGCTTCTAATACATCTAACAACGCAGAGATAGAAACAGTTCCAACAAATGCATCTACTAACACACCCTCTACTTCTGCTAATGCAGATACTACTGTGTctagtaacaataataaataatatttttttaatttatatttgttaaaaaatatatataatcgtacaataaatataaaattgctttaaattttatttatattaaaatgattttattacatatttagTGAAATTTACTGTTTTggatgtatgcatgtatgtatgtatttatgtttatgttttttttgtacAATATATtgtcattttatatttttttttttactttcaAACACACTTGGATCTTTtcctttatataatataaaatgaagaGTATCAAATGTAATTTTGATGAACctcgatttttttttttttttttttttcacccctctcttgtttatttttatttctaattttaatatatgtatgtatatataattgctCAAATATACGAGACTCTATAAAATaggtattttattttttcgttgttatatctattattttaagtgaatatataaattaaaaaaatatatgtagtGCACATATTTTAACTATAGTGTGTGTTAATGAGAAGATCACCATATATATAACCttacaatataatattatgtaCAGCTAgctaaaaaattaatgaagcTGAATGGTTGTACACACATATGGTGATCTTCTCATTAACACACGGTGCATTGTggggaaataaaataaaaaaaaataaaaaatgaaaaataaaaaatggaaaataaaaaataaaaaatgaaaaataaaaaatggaaaataaaaaataaagtaggGTAAGCCGAAATAAAGGTAGACAAATATAAGGTTTGCACAAAACATGAATATAACTATTGGTAGCCATCCAAATTATGGAATCAATATTTTATGTAATGTGAATGGTCACGTAAGTTGCACGAAGATGTGAACGTTGAGAAGTGAACATACACAATCGTATAAGTATGGATAAGAAATCATATCACTATAGAGGTAAGCATTTCCTCAATTATAGGGTcgatttctttattatttacaacCGAATCACATAAAACTAAAGCAGTTTCAATATCTAAAACTTTTGCTGCAAAAATGATTAAATGAAAATCGGAACATCGTGAATTTCCATTAACACCTCTATTTAATTTACTACTTGAAAAATATTCCTTAACATCATAAACAGTTTGAGGTTTATTTCTATTTTCTCTAggaaaatgataatttttaaaaatagatCGTACAACTTTTGGAGCTGAATCATTAACACGTATTATAAGCCAATCAGTGTCAAATTTATTAGTTTCTTTTCCACCTTCTAAAATTTGAGGTAATagttcatatttatttggggttcttaattttatatgTGATGGATCATCTTGTATttcattaattaaattatattttactaaACTCATTCCTAAATCAGATACCATAAAAGCATTTGTAATTGGTTCATTATTTAGTGAAGGATCTGGTGATATTGTACatgtaataaaatttgatatattataattagtataatgtgtattattttttaaattagcTAATTGTAATTTGgctatatttaataattcatATGAAGTTAAATATTCTTTTCTTGGTAAATGAGTAAAAATAATTCCAATTTTTTCGAGTCCTAATTTTTCTGCAATTAAATCTACATTATTCATGAAATCATCAGGTAATAATCTTACCTTATCTCCTTCACAAAATTGTGGAGGttcatatatacattcacAAACAGCTCTTATTCCTAAATTATAATGACTATCTTCTTTATAGTATCCATACATCCATCCAACTCTTTGATCAAGCATATGATTTTCACAATACCaataattaacaaaattttttatttcttcaacATTCATTAATTCTAAATGATCAACATGTCTATACTCTTGATGTTTTAATGTTACACTTAAtggtattttatttaattgcccttttactaaatatacagatttatattcattatttaatgGCAAATCTGTTGTATCATATCctcttaattttaaaaaataatcgaACGATTTGAAATTtggttcatttttattattttcactattttctttttttagtTTGCTTTCTCCACCATTCAAATTTGTGCTATGCCCATACTTGCTGCCActattataatcattattGCTGCGGCTATTGCTATgatcattattattgctactattattattgctgctattattattgctgCTATTGTATGCCATGCCTTTTCTCTCTAAACTGTCTTCATCTTTATTGTTAGAATTAGTACagtttgtattttttttatatgtaggTTTTATTTCACTTTTCAATTCTATAATACATCCATTTTGCATTTTATACTCATCAATAGTTATCCAATCATTATTTAAAGCTTCATTTGAATaaccaaataaatatatttcctgTTTTTCAACTGGCACATTTAAAAGctcattaattttattttttaaatcaattaattttttatctttttctaTTTCAATTCTGTATATTCCTGTCGCACATCGCAACCTCacaattattttgttcatttttcgATTTCGTGCGATTCCACcttttatctatattattatttatactttattttattttacttttttttttttttttttttttttttttttaattccttaagAAAAATGAGAGAATCATTTCATAGccatacatataatatgtatgagtttatttatttgtttaaacttaaggatgaaaaaaaaaaaaaaaaaaaaaatatatatatataataaaaaaaaataaagtaataataataatatagcaAACTAAAATACCAGCAATAGTTGCGGtagtaataatttatatagtaTAGTGCACAAAATCTAtggattatttttttcaatcaaatatatgcttatattttttttttttcctttaaataatttaggatacaaatattatcttttctttttatcGATAACTCCACATTTAAATCTatgtcatatatatatataatatgtaccttatttatttatttattaataaaattgtaataataatttacaagtaaaatataaaatgtccatttttttttatctcttAACCACAATGCTACTATTCAAGTAtgcttatttttatcatttttattatatcatttttattatatcatttttattatatcatttttattaacccTTAAATAGTACACTagtattaaattaaaaaaaataaaactataaaatttagaaaaatcaaaaaaacaaaataaaatgcaTATCACGCGTTTAGCAATTTATGAACACTCCAAAGGTGTAAAATGAATAGTGAGTAATGAATGAAGCTATGATTGTGTTTTATTCTCCCCCCCTCATTTTAAATAGAATATTATATCCTTATTTTGGTATTTTCATAAttcgatattttttattttacgaTTTTCCTGACCATATCATCTTCATAATGCAGTcttaattattttgttttattcatGTATTACTAgctattaattttattccaaaaaaaaaaaatgaggtacatatatttaccTATACCATGtgcatattattttccttttttgaAAGTGTATACTTACTttggtattttttttcatttcacaCACATATTCATGTGTTAAGTCATAAAAACGagagaaaaaagaaatatattatttttcataaaggAGTATACATATTAGCATTGTACTGTAGGAACAAATGTAGCGATTTTCATAACTAgctagctattttttttatgtaattatatttatgaacTGTTCATGCGAAAATGGTAAATGTTACAGCTTTTTTCTTAAATTGGCATTCCACAGagtgtatgtatgtatagcATAATTCATAatgcttatatttttcaaatgcATGCCATCTTCATATAATATAgcaattatttatgtttaaaAATTAGCCTATATCTCCAAACATTACGAATTTTtagttatataaaatatgtacataacGAAATTCATAGAAGACATTATGTACTAAAtcaatatatgaatatttcaaaacatttttaactttttgtGCATACgtttatcatata belongs to Plasmodium yoelii strain 17X genome assembly, chromosome: 11 and includes:
- a CDS encoding protein CAF40, putative, with the translated sequence MMNDNGLNNHKMNNTNNSGIGNNRNIMFQNRGGINQNSSNPNISIGASNNIHHITTQGNTNNNMIGQGINNYNVSSVNIHSMGNNIGMNHTKMNNNNNNGNTNNGNNNINNGEMGMTNNFNNVHANPGSSIRVAPNDDEEKKKIYQLIFDLCFSEKRESALLELSRKREKYHDIAPVLWNSFGTITTLLQEIVSIYPQLSPPLLTTSSSNRVCNSLALLQCVASHPETKQHFLNAHIPLFLYPFLNAESKNRPFEYLRLTSLGVIGALVKVDNPDVINFLLQTEIIPLCLRIMETGSELSKTVATFIVQKILIDELGLNYICATPERFYAVSTVLSNMVNALIENPSSRLLKHIVRCYLRLSENPRALEALKCCLPDSLKHVNKAFIPCLKEDPYTKKWLIQLLYNINNSEQTQNVPNHINALNNIHIHHVGPQTISTPHPVNSNNHINTLPKNNYNNIPPNINDTIIQENNNNVKNSNVGNKNNPNNYKDQTNTSNVGANSSNNNNNISNVANKPNHSKSEASNITPTMLSNNNQHNTNSQNTSTPNISNNPKTGSTNNDNITKNIAMSGNNNTSSINVGNVEASNTSNNAEIETVPTNASTNTPSTSANADTTVSSNNNK